A part of Rattus rattus isolate New Zealand chromosome 6, Rrattus_CSIRO_v1, whole genome shotgun sequence genomic DNA contains:
- the LOC116902814 gene encoding putative vomeronasal receptor-like protein 4, with product MSLFKNVLYFQAGFGFLANTILLFFYTFIMLGHRPKPTDLISCQLTFIHIMMFLTGGDICLTDIFETLNLENDFKCKTIFYISRVMRGLSICTTCLLGVVQAVTISPSTSLLAKFKHRLKVYMTYAFFCIWSFNLFYSSNQIFYVGGFTNVSETNQMKVTKSCSLFPKNYIIKGLILTVSVSRDVFLVGVMLTTSMYMVIILFRHQRQCKHLHSTSHLRASPEKRATQTILLLVVCFVAIYWVDFIISSSSVLLWMYDPVVLTVQKFVMYAYPTITPLIQISSDNRIIIMLENMHSKCHKILLNMFLPFL from the coding sequence ATGTCCTTATTCAAGAATGTTCTTTATTTCCAAGCTGGATTTGGATTCCTAGCCAATacaattcttctttttttctatacttttatAATGTTAGGTCACAGACCTAAACCCACAGACTTGATTTCCTGTCAACTGACTTTCATTCACATAATGATGTTCCTCACTGGAGGGGATATTTGCCTTACAGACATATTTGAGACACTGAACCTAGAGAATGACTTTAAATGTAAGACAATATTTTACATAAGCAGGGTAATGAGAGGCCTCTCGATCTGCACCACCTGCCTCCTGGGTGTGGTCCAGGCTGTCACAATCAGTCCCAGTACCTCACTGTTGGCAAAGTTTAAACATAGACTGAAAGTGTACATGACCTATGCTTTCTTCTGTATTTGGTCTTTCAATTTGTTCTACAGTAGTAACCAGATTTTCTATGTGGGTGGTTTTACCAATGTAAGTGAAACCAACCAGATGAAGGTCACTAAATCCTGTTCACTCTTCCCCAAGAACTACATCATCAAGGGCTTGATTTTAACAGTGTCAGTCTCCAGAGATGTTTTTCTTGTAGGAGTCATGTTGACAACCAGCATGTACATGGTGATTATCTTGTTTAGGCATCAAAGGCAATGTAAGCATCTTCACAGCACCAGCCACTTGAGAGCATCCCCTGAGAAAAGAGCCACCCAGACTATCCTGCTGCTGGTGGTTTGCTTTGTGGCCATATACTGGGTGGACTTCATCATCTCATCTTCCTCAGTCCTGTTATGGATGTATGACCCAGTCGTCCTGACTGTTCAGAAGTTTGTGATGTATGCCTATCCCACAATTACTCCTTTGATACAAATCAGTTCTGATAACAGAATAATAATTATGCTGGAAAACATGCATTCAAAGTGTcacaaaattcttttaaatatgtttttaccttttctttga